The Methanothrix sp. genome contains the following window.
GCGAGCCCGGGCTTCCCGGGTGGACGGTTAAGCTGACGATGTCTGATGGGGAGGAGCGGACTGCAGTCACATCTGATGACGGCTTCTACTCCTTCGATCATCTCAGGCCTGGCAGCTACAAAGTCGAGGCCGTGAAGCAGGACGGCTGGAGCCAGACCGCGCCTAAGACCGGCGTGCACACCGTGGAGGTCAGGGACTCAAGCTTGCCAAACGTCGACTTCGGGTATGCAGGTTTGAGATCGATATCAGGAGTTGTATTCAACGACATCAACGCCAACGGTGTCAGGGACGAGGGCGAGCCTGGAGTCAGGGGCTGGAGCGTGACCCTCGAGCAGGGCGGAAACGTCACCTCCATGACTGAGACAGGAGCTGATGGATCATACAAATTCGAGGGTCTGTCCCCGGGCACCTACAGGGTGAAGCTGATCCCGCAGGACGGCTGGAAGGCGACAACTGAGAGCAGAGATCTGCAGCTCGGAACCGCTGACTTGAGCTTCGATATCGGCGTTGCTGGAAGCCTGTCGATAAAGGGCATGAAGTACTACGATCTGAACGCAAACAAGGTCAGGGACGAGGGCGAGCCTGGGATACCGGGAAGCGATGTGAACCTGATCGAGAACGGAAAGGTCGTGAGGAGCACAAAGACATCTGAGGACGGCTCGTACACATTCGATAACGTCGCGCCTGGAACTTACACGATCAGCGATCCTCTGCCTGAGGGCTATGTGGTTGTGACATCATCGACTATAACTGTGACCGTGACCACGAGCACAGTCCTTGATGCGAGCTTCGGTATAGCAGGCGTTTACACAATCTCAGGAAAGAAGTTCAACGATCTGAATGGCGATGGAAATGATGCTGGAGATCCAGGTATCCCCGGATGGGGAGTGGTACTTGACGGCACCACAACTCTGGGTGTGCACATAACGGAAACGCAGTACACAGGCTCTGACGGGTCATACACCTTCAGCAACATAGCACCGGGCACATACAAGATCAGCGAGCTCTCCAGACCTGGCTGGACGCAGACATACCCTGGAGGGGATGGATCACACACGGTCACAGTCACCAGCTCAAGCGTATCAGGAAAGAACTTCGGGAACAGGTATCTCTCGACGAAGGCATCCGTATGGGGAACAAAGTTCAACGATAAGAACAACAACGGTGTCAGGGATGCAGGGGAGCAGGGACTTCCAGGATGGGAGATAAAGATAAGCAACAGCACCTACACCAGGACAGCGATCACAGACAGCGACGGATGGTACAACTTCACAGGACTTGATGCAGGAACATACACAGTCACAGAGACCCTGAAGTCGGGCTGGAGCGTCACGAAACCGGCCGGTGGATCCTATTCGATAACGCTCAGCTCAGGCGAGACAAAGACCGGCGTAGACTTCGGCAATTACAAGTCTCTCCCGACAGGCGCGACGCTGACATCGGACAAAACAAGCCCGCAGAACGTCGGCACGACGGTGGTGTGGACAGCTAGCGCCACATCCACGGTCCCGCTGGAATACAGCTTCTGGCTCAAGGGTCCATCCACATCAGGACTCTGGCAGGAGAGGAGGAGCTGGTCCTCTGATAACACATGGTCCTGGAACACCGCTGGGCTCCAGCCGGGCACCTATGATATCCGTGTATGGATCAGAGACAACTACCACAGCGATACCGGTGATGTGCAGGTCACGAAGAGCTTCACTCTCAGGGAGACCAACAGGCCTCCGGAGCTGAGTCTGATAATGGTCGACAGGCCGAGCCCACAGTACCCTGGCGCCTGGGTCAGCTTCCGGGCTGTGGCACGCGATCCGGAGAGGGATCCGCTGCAGTACAAGTTCCTGCTTAAAGGACCTTCGACAGGATACACCTGGAGAGAGATGACATCCTGGACATCCAGGAACATATGGACATGGAGGACATCGTTCTTTGACATCGGTTTCAATGAGATAATGGTATACGTGAAGGATGGCAAGCACTCTCCAGATTATGATGACAGGAAGACCTGCGGATACACGATCCTGGGATTCATACCGCGCCCGAACCTGCCGCCGGTGATAACGAGCTTCGGCTCGAGCCTCCCGAGCCCGCAGTACGCAGGGAGCACGGTGACATGGAGTGCTACGGCGATTGATCCTGAGGGATACCAGGTCTACTACAGGTTCATGCTGAACGGCCCGTCCACAGGCTACACATGGAGGGTCGTGCAGGACTGGTCGCTCTCGAACACATGGACATGGAGGACATCCGATATTGACATCGGCAGGTCTCAGGTGGTGGTCCAGATCAGGGATGGTCTGCATGCACCACCCACGGGCTGGGATGACCAGGCCAGCGCGGCCTTCAGCATCGTGGCAAAGCCGAATCTTCCGCCTGTGATAACCTCGCTCACGCCTGACAAACCAAGCCCACAGTCCAGCGGGACGGCGATCAAATGGACTGCAATGGCTACAGATCCTGATAGAGATCCGATCTACTACAGGTTCTGGCTTAAGGGCCCATCGACGGGGAACACGTGGCAGATAGTCAGGGACTGGTCGACCTCGAACACATGGACGTGGAGTTCGGATCTTGGAGATGCTGGCGATTACACGGTCTTCGTCTATGCCAGGGATGGAAAGCATGCGTCAGCGAACGCCTACGACAGCGCCAGGGGCCAGGTCTACAGGCTGCTCCAGCCGAGGATGGACATCGTGACTGGCGCCCAGCTCAGGGGCCAGATCAAGGACTCACCCAGGCTGATATCCACGGACAGAGGGTTTGCGCTTGTCTGTCAGTCGTGGGAGCGTGGCAGGAGCAGCAACGGCGACATCAGGATACAGACGTATGATGCGTCTATGAAACCTCTGAGCAGCAAGCTTCTGACCAGCGACACTGCATACCAGGACAGGCCCTCAGTCGTCTATGACGGAAAGAACTACTATGTTGTGTACGTCTCCAACGAGAAGGGCAACATGGACATCTTCATGAAGAAGCTCGATCCGGGCCTGAATGTGCTGGAGACGAGGCAGCTCACAACATCTGCGAGCGATCAGGACTCTCCGGCTCTGCTGAAGGTGGGGGATGATTTCTACCTGGCCTACCAGTCATGGGAGGGCGGCAAGAGCAGCAACGGTGACATCTACCTGACACGCTTCGACTCGACCTGGAAGCCTCTCAGGAGCGTGAGGCTCACAGCCGACAGTTACTATCAGGACATCCCCTCCCTAGTGCTGGCCAGCGGCTACATCTACGTATCTTATGTGTCAGAGGATCGCGGGAATCTCGATGTGGTCGTCAAGAAGCTCGACACGAACCTCAACCTGCTGGACACCAGGAGGCTGACAGGAGGATCCACAGATGAGGATCAGCCGTACCTGCTGTGGAGCAATGGTGAGTTCATGC
Protein-coding sequences here:
- a CDS encoding SdrD B-like domain-containing protein yields the protein MVVAWTANASDPDGDALEYQFMVDGNVVRDWSADNTWTWSTTDGDVGSHTVTVAVRDGRNEPVSASSQYTVEARVVPNNPPVIDSLVASPESPQVAGVVVAWTANASDPDGDALEYQFMVDGSVVRDWSAENTWTWSTTDGDVGSHTVTVAVRDGRNEPVSASSQYTVEARVVPNNPPVIDSLVASPESPQVAGVVVAWTANASDPDGDALEYQFMVDGNVVRDWSADNTWTWSTTEQDIGVHTITAGVRDNRHATDGSADSTVAEEYEVLRATAPENVTVAANVTENVTAPVNVTVPINVTPPVSEENVVLPVMSISGYKFNDLNGNGVMDSGEAGLDGWTIVLTMPNQTEVQTTTGFDGYYRFDGLSPGLYTVREQAKAGWDPTASESQQVNLTDSDVTGINFGNMARTYYISGRLFEDANNNGVNDGEPGVKGWEVRLTRPDATEIVATTGDDGSYRFGNLTPGVYTLRVVLQAGWNASVPSREVSITDSDQSGVDFGVQMIGFTVSGRVFSDLDANGVNDGEPGLPGWTVKLTMSDGEERTAVTSDDGFYSFDHLRPGSYKVEAVKQDGWSQTAPKTGVHTVEVRDSSLPNVDFGYAGLRSISGVVFNDINANGVRDEGEPGVRGWSVTLEQGGNVTSMTETGADGSYKFEGLSPGTYRVKLIPQDGWKATTESRDLQLGTADLSFDIGVAGSLSIKGMKYYDLNANKVRDEGEPGIPGSDVNLIENGKVVRSTKTSEDGSYTFDNVAPGTYTISDPLPEGYVVVTSSTITVTVTTSTVLDASFGIAGVYTISGKKFNDLNGDGNDAGDPGIPGWGVVLDGTTTLGVHITETQYTGSDGSYTFSNIAPGTYKISELSRPGWTQTYPGGDGSHTVTVTSSSVSGKNFGNRYLSTKASVWGTKFNDKNNNGVRDAGEQGLPGWEIKISNSTYTRTAITDSDGWYNFTGLDAGTYTVTETLKSGWSVTKPAGGSYSITLSSGETKTGVDFGNYKSLPTGATLTSDKTSPQNVGTTVVWTASATSTVPLEYSFWLKGPSTSGLWQERRSWSSDNTWSWNTAGLQPGTYDIRVWIRDNYHSDTGDVQVTKSFTLRETNRPPELSLIMVDRPSPQYPGAWVSFRAVARDPERDPLQYKFLLKGPSTGYTWREMTSWTSRNIWTWRTSFFDIGFNEIMVYVKDGKHSPDYDDRKTCGYTILGFIPRPNLPPVITSFGSSLPSPQYAGSTVTWSATAIDPEGYQVYYRFMLNGPSTGYTWRVVQDWSLSNTWTWRTSDIDIGRSQVVVQIRDGLHAPPTGWDDQASAAFSIVAKPNLPPVITSLTPDKPSPQSSGTAIKWTAMATDPDRDPIYYRFWLKGPSTGNTWQIVRDWSTSNTWTWSSDLGDAGDYTVFVYARDGKHASANAYDSARGQVYRLLQPRMDIVTGAQLRGQIKDSPRLISTDRGFALVCQSWERGRSSNGDIRIQTYDASMKPLSSKLLTSDTAYQDRPSVVYDGKNYYVVYVSNEKGNMDIFMKKLDPGLNVLETRQLTTSASDQDSPALLKVGDDFYLAYQSWEGGKSSNGDIYLTRFDSTWKPLRSVRLTADSYYQDIPSLVLASGYIYVSYVSEDRGNLDVVVKKLDTNLNLLDTRRLTGGSTDEDQPYLLWSNGEFMLVYRSEDGIALERYRRDWSSIDKSLVLSGDLSWPSIACGNGRYWLSYVDGNSIYATPLKITSALPPCDVRASFSSRRANRDYLMTLRFYNNYGELTDPTFLKMTWSPQDAATQGSTLKRVATGMYRMRSTFGAPGEKSFRVTATVDGSQLDKTIRVRVR